The sequence below is a genomic window from Nostoc flagelliforme CCNUN1.
GGAAACCAAAAATGTCTCTGAGAGAAGGGGTCTGTTTATGTCTAATTTACCTCCGGCAAAAACCAACTTTTGATATTTTAGGTTTGTTCTTTGATATATCAAAGACTAAAGCTAATGATGCGTTTAATTATTGGGTGAAGGTTTTGACCCGGATTTCTCACAAGTGAGAAAAAAATGCTTGGATTAGCCAAATTTAAGATGATTTAATTAATACATCATCAAAATACCTCCAGAACGTGGGCAACTCAAAGTAAAGACCGACCCCATTAAAGATATATATGATACATCAAAAATAACAAATCCTGAAAAAGCTAACTTCTAGTAATAAAAATTGATATGCCAAGTCATGGGTTTAAATCAAGTAAAATAACCCTAAAAACCAGCTATTAAAAATCAAAATCAGTTATTACTTATGAATTAAATTAGGTCATTATCAGCCAGGGCAAGGTAATTGAGATAAACTCTTATAAACCATTGCGAAAATCTCTTTATAAGGGCAGGCACTACTAATTGCGATTAAAATTCGTCGTTTCCTAATAGTAATGACGGCTCCTAGCTTCAATAATTTTGTGCGTATAATCTCAACAGTTGCATTTTTGAATTCCGTGTTTGCTAAACATTGTTCTCGTAGAGCATTCATCAAAATATAAGCAATAGACGCAAACCACAAACGTAATTGATTCCCTTCAAACGTATGGGTACTTGTTCTATCACTATGTAACCCTAGCTTTTGTTCTTTTAAACAATTTTCCATATTCCCGCGCGGGCAGTACTTTTGAGTATAAAGTCGCCCTGGCGGGATTTTATTAACAGGGAGCGAAGTAACTACAAAGCGAGTATCGACTTCTTTATAGCTATATTCAACTTTGGCGACAACACGACGCTGACGGCTCCAACTATCTAGAGTTTGATAGTCAAGAGAGCAATACCAAACTGAGTTATCAACAAATACTGCTGCGTCGTTCTTTAAATCTGGTGATGGAGGAAATAAGGTTTCAAAAAACTCGACTACTAAAAATAGCTCAACTAGGAGTGTTTCTATGGCTGATGCATCATGTTCAATACGGTGATATCGGCTATCTGCTCTTGAAGAGATATCTTCTGGACAATGCTCGATCCGATTTAAGGTACTTTTTCCAGCCAGAGTAATTGGTTCTTGTTCTAAATTAATTGCTTTTCCTACTGCCAGTGCGAATATCCCATCATGGCGTAGAGTTTCATGGTCATTTACATCTTCATAGCCCATGATTAAGCCATATATTCTTTGTGCA
It includes:
- a CDS encoding transposase, with product MTPNKNDCIPEQFRFGLVKSCPVVVNFNGEPVTSDAGLILIAELDRKREITSRLAACFKDYREPNKILHPVNGLIAQRIYGLIMGYEDVNDHETLRHDGIFALAVGKAINLEQEPITLAGKSTLNRIEHCPEDISSRADSRYHRIEHDASAIETLLVELFLVVEFFETLFPPSPDLKNDAAVFVDNSVWYCSLDYQTLDSWSRQRRVVAKVEYSYKEVDTRFVVTSLPVNKIPPGRLYTQKYCPRGNMENCLKEQKLGLHSDRTSTHTFEGNQLRLWFASIAYILMNALREQCLANTEFKNATVEIIRTKLLKLGAVITIRKRRILIAISSACPYKEIFAMVYKSLSQLPCPG